CCTACCTCGAAGCCGAGGAGAAGGACGCCCGCGACACCGCCCGGCTGATCGAGGACGCGGGCCGCACCGCCGTCACCGTCCCCGGCGACCTGGTGGAGGAGTCCCAGTGCGCGGACGTCGTGGCCCGCGCGGTCGCCGAGTTCGGCCACATCGACGTCCTGGTCAGCAACGCGGCCTACCAGATGTCGCAGGACGGCGGCCTGCTCGACATCACCAGCCGGCAGTTCGACCGGGTCATGAAGACGAACGTGTACGCGATGTTCTGGCTGTGCAAGGCGGCCGTGCCGCACATGCCCGAGGGCTCCTCGATCATCACCACGTCGTCCATCCAGGGCTTCCAGCCCTCGTACCAGCTCCTCGACTACGCCACCACCAAGGCCGCGATCGTGAACTTCACCAAGGGCCTGGCGCAGAACCTGGTCGAGCGGAAGATCCGGGTGAACTCGGTCGCGCCCGGTCCCGTGTGGACTCCGCTCATCCCGGCCACCATGCCGCCGGAGAAGGTGGAGAGCTTCGGCGAGCAGGCGCCCATGGGCCGCGCCGGGCAGCCCGCCGAGCTGGCGCCGCTGTACGTCTTCCTCGCCTCGTCCGATTCGAGCTACATCACCGGCGAGGTCATCGGCGTCACCGGCGGCTCGCCCATCACGTAAAACCGCTGGTCAACGGCCCGCGAGAAAATCTTGGAAAAAGTTCGGCCCGCGTGTCGATCCGCGTACCCCCTCGTTCGTCGCGTCAGTACAGGCCACGATGGACCGGCCGCAACGAACCGACAGGGAGTATCGAGATGCGTTTCATGGTGATCGTGAAGGCCAACGAGGACACCGAGGCCGGGGCCCAGCCGAGCGAGGAGATGCTCAACGAGATGGGCGCCTTCAACGAGGAGCTGGCGAAGGCCGGCGTGCTGCTCGCGGGCGAGGGCCTGCACCCCAGCTCCAAGGGCGCGCGCGTCTACTTCTCCGGTGACAAGAGGACGGTCGTCGACGGTCCGTTCACCGAGACCAAGGAGCTCATCGCGGGGTTCTGGCTGCTGGAGGTCAAGTCACTGGAAGAGGCCGTCGAATGGGTGAAGCGCGTGCCGAACCCGACCGGCGAGGAGTCCCAGATCGAGATCCGGCAGGTCTTCACGGAGGACGACTTCGTGAACGCGTCGGAGGAGATGAAGGACCGCGAGCGTCAGCTGCGCGCCGAGAACGAGGCCCGCGCCAACGGCTGAGGGCCCCCACGGGAGCTGTTCCCGCTTGCCGACGAGCATCGGTAGCTGGTCTGATGCCAGACCGTGATGGCTACCGATGCTCGTCGTGCCGTTGAAGCGGTGTGGCGGATCGAATCCGCGCGCCTGATCGCCGGGCTCGCGCGGATGGTGCGGGACGTCGGCCTGGCCGAGGAACTGGCCCAGGACGCGATGGTCAGCGCCCTGGAGCAGTGGCCGGAGCACGGCATACCGCGCAACCCCGGCGCGTGGCTGATGACCGCCGCGAAGAACCGGGCCGTCGACCTGATCCGGCGCAAGCAGAACTACCAGCGCAAGCTGGAGGAGATCGGCCGGGACACCGAGCACGACCACGTGGCGGACGCCGCCGACCGGGTCGGCGAGATCGACGACGACCTGCTGCGGCTGGTGTTCACCGCGTGCCACCCGGTGCTGTCCACCGAGGCGCAGGTCGCGTTGACCCTGCGCATGCTGGGCGGCCTGACCACCGACGAGATCGCGCGGGCGTTCCTGGTGCCCGAGTCGACCGTGGCGCAGCGGATCGTGCGGGCGAAGAAGGCGCTGGCCAAGGCCGGTGTGCCGTTCGAGGTGCCGGCGGAGAACGAGCGGGACGCCCGGCTGTCGTCCGTGCTCGGCGTGATCTACCTGATCTTCAACGAGGGCTACTCGGCCACGGCCGGCGACGACTGGATGCGTCCGGCGCTGTGCGAGGACGCGCTCCGGCTGGCCCGCGTGCTGGCCGGCCTGATGCCGCGGGAACCCGAGGTGCACGGGCTGGTGGCGTTGCTGGAGATCCAGGCGTCCCGGGCGAAGGCCCGGATCGGGCCGAACGGCGAGCCCGTGCTGCTGCTCGACCAGAACCGGGCGCGCTGGGACCAGCTGCTGATCCGCCGCGGCTTGGCGGCGTTGGCGAAGGCGGAGTCGTTGGGCGGCGCGGGCGGCCCTTACGCGGTGCAGGCGGCGATCGTCGCGTGCCACGCCCGTGCCCGCGTGCCCGAGGACACCGACTGGACCCGGATCGCCGGCCTGTACGAGGCGTTGTCGCTGGTCGCGCCGTCCCCGATCGTGGAGCTGAACCACGCGGTGGCGATCGGGATGGCGTTCGGGCCGGAGGTCGGGCTGGAGCTGGTGGACGAGCTGGTCGGCGAGCCCGCGTTGAAGGAGTACCACCTGCTGCCGAGCGTGCGCGGCGACCTGCTGGCCAAGCTCGGTCGGCACGCCGAGGCGCGGGTGGAGTTCGAGCGGGCGGCCGGGCTCACCCGCAACGAACGGGAGCGGAAGCTGCTGCTCGACCGTGCCGCCGCCTGCTAGGACCGCGCGGAACCGATTTCGCGGCCGAGGTTGTCCAGCAGTTCGGCGGT
This is a stretch of genomic DNA from Saccharothrix ecbatanensis. It encodes these proteins:
- a CDS encoding SDR family oxidoreductase, which produces MAEPAVQYPGLTDDVQPTPDHGESTYRGTGRLIDKKAVITGGDSGIGRAVALAFAREGADVLISYLEAEEKDARDTARLIEDAGRTAVTVPGDLVEESQCADVVARAVAEFGHIDVLVSNAAYQMSQDGGLLDITSRQFDRVMKTNVYAMFWLCKAAVPHMPEGSSIITTSSIQGFQPSYQLLDYATTKAAIVNFTKGLAQNLVERKIRVNSVAPGPVWTPLIPATMPPEKVESFGEQAPMGRAGQPAELAPLYVFLASSDSSYITGEVIGVTGGSPIT
- a CDS encoding RNA polymerase sigma factor, whose product is MATDARRAVEAVWRIESARLIAGLARMVRDVGLAEELAQDAMVSALEQWPEHGIPRNPGAWLMTAAKNRAVDLIRRKQNYQRKLEEIGRDTEHDHVADAADRVGEIDDDLLRLVFTACHPVLSTEAQVALTLRMLGGLTTDEIARAFLVPESTVAQRIVRAKKALAKAGVPFEVPAENERDARLSSVLGVIYLIFNEGYSATAGDDWMRPALCEDALRLARVLAGLMPREPEVHGLVALLEIQASRAKARIGPNGEPVLLLDQNRARWDQLLIRRGLAALAKAESLGGAGGPYAVQAAIVACHARARVPEDTDWTRIAGLYEALSLVAPSPIVELNHAVAIGMAFGPEVGLELVDELVGEPALKEYHLLPSVRGDLLAKLGRHAEARVEFERAAGLTRNERERKLLLDRAAAC
- a CDS encoding YciI family protein gives rise to the protein MRFMVIVKANEDTEAGAQPSEEMLNEMGAFNEELAKAGVLLAGEGLHPSSKGARVYFSGDKRTVVDGPFTETKELIAGFWLLEVKSLEEAVEWVKRVPNPTGEESQIEIRQVFTEDDFVNASEEMKDRERQLRAENEARANG